In Cydia amplana chromosome 5, ilCydAmpl1.1, whole genome shotgun sequence, the genomic window AttagcttgtattttattatgcaataagCGCCTCAAGTCACTAAATTATTATTGTCTCTATCGATATGACTGCTGTTTAAAAAGGAGcgtcaaataaaaacaatttaggTCAACAATTATAGTTTAATGCGTAATTAAGTTTACATAAAACTAAAACGTGACTACATCTATTGGCGGAAATAAAGCATTCAAGTCTTCCAAATGCATATCCTTACAattatttgtgtaaataaagtcagcagcagaagttgctaagcgggcgaggtgttcaaaattaccttgacgcgctcttatactccttaacaataaagtcgcgtcatgatcattttgaacaactcgtccgcttagcaactattgctgctgactgtacaaatgcAATTGCACCAGAACAGAGTCCCAAAAATCCTGTACATTATTATCAACAGTTGCATGTTTATTGAGTTTCATTCCAAATTCGATTGATTCGGTGAGATTCATTGCAACCTAATATCATAATATCAACCACAAGACAACTTCAATCTAAATGCCAGGTTTACTTAGTGTTAAAAAAACTGGAATTACAattttagcatacctacattTCATGATAAGTCATTTTGTGATCTTCATGTATAGGTAATATTTGGATAACTGTTACCATGATTTGATGACATTTGTTTGCAACAAAACGCACATCTCCAATatcagtataataaaaaaaaaaaaaaaaaaaacacgaatttAAGATAGATTTTTGGAAGAAGCCTTCACCGCATCGAATTTGGAACAGAACGCATGGCACTAACAATTCTACTGCGGAAGGTTGAGAAGGACATTCTGTCCCGCCGGTAGGTAGGTGACGTTGCGCGATTTGGATAGCTGGTAGGCGATGTCTTCCGCGGCCTCGATACGACGGAGTTCCACTAGACCTTCACCAGCAGTGCCGAAGGACTTTGCGAGTAGGATAGCTGCTTGGGCGTCACCCTCCGCGGCGATGACAGCAGCCTTCTTCTGCTGTTCAGCCTTCTCGACGAGGAAGCGGGCTTTCTCGGCGTCCTGTTGGGCGACTTGTTTGAGCTCGACGGCCTGTGTGAACTCCTTGCCGAAGGTGAGGTGGGTGATGGAGATGTCGTCGAGGATGAGACCGAACTGACCAGCTCGCTCGGTTAGACTTTCGCTCACTTTTTGTGAGACTACCTGGAACCAGAAAGATGATcattttaaatttcaaaatattaCCATCAATTTTAGGAATTGCATGTAGTTTGATATTTGCtaataaactaataactaatGTTTAACTGAAGCGGTTGGTAAGAAGATATTATGCATGGTCAGCTATAGAGTGGTTGAAGGCTTAGCAGCACAAAGcatatttgttttatattaggtatgtaaAGATATAACTTTTAGTTCCAAAACAACCTTCTACAAGAAATGTATGAGATAAAGACAAGTGGTAGATCTGTGTATAGTAGGTATGGTAAGCCTAATTAATTTCAAAAGGGTCACATGGCCTAGCCCATAACATTATTTAAGAATCATAAGATCAAATAGGGCAAGTTTATCTGTCTAAGTATATAAAATAGTCAGCGGTATTTTGAATTAATAAGATTTATTAGCCTTTTGTATGCAGCTGTATTTTTTTCGCTACTATAACAAATACATCCTTAAGTTGAACACAGAAGTGCATTGATCAGCGCCCAAGCATAGCACAGGTAAAGCATAATTTGAATTCCTCACCTCTCTCTGTGTGATAAGTTCTCCGGCATCAAACTGTGCGACAACCGCCTTCAGGACCTCCCCAGTGATGGAAGGCAGCACCCTCTCATCATAGTCCACACCCAGGATGGTGTAGATCTTGGGTAGCTGGTCGGGCAACGGCCTGAACAGGATACGGAGGGTGATGTTCACATTTTGGAGATCTGGAAATGTAAATACAGGatcaaatattaataaaaatgtaattaataacCTCTATAACCTAGTTACGAAACTGGAGGTCCCGGATTCATATCCCattagggcatttatttgtgtttgtcacaaatatttgttcctgagttatggatgttttctgtGTACAGTGTAAACTCCTTATAACAAAACGATATAGCAAATAACTCTTTATAACATACAAGTTGACTGACTATCTTAGTATAAAATACCTTAGTTTTCTTCACTCAAGCTACAAGAAATAAATTTCCAGacaattaggtaattcaaaGGACTAGTTATAGTAAATTGGGGATATTGGCAGACAGTTGCAGCTGCAGATTGATAACCATGAGACTTGATTACTATGTATAGTTCCCAAATATCTGAGcatgcctctattgtcaaggtgttGTGCTAGTTCAGATATTGTAAACACCTTGACCGCTCTGATTGTATTTTtgccatttatttaatttttagtgtattttgaatTGTACTATATGTATTTTAGGAATAAGGAAATTGTATACCGTTAACCGGTTGATTGTGACACTCACCAAtctaataattttgtaaaatctgtaaactgacatgcacaatctgacaataaatgattacttacttacttactatctgatggcgactgtacacagaACAAGCCATCTCACAAAGAAGTCGACTTGTGAAGCAGCTCAACTATCTAGACAAGTCTTGGCCGAGGGAAATATGATTGCAATGCTTTTATCAAGGTTTACACAGAATGAGCTGCTTTGCAAGGTAATTTCGATAAACCCACCTTTGCTGCCAGTGACTGTGGGCACATTTCTGGGCCTGGATCTGATGTCAAAGATGATGGGCCGCTGCACCCATGGAATGAAAAAGTGTGTGCCTTCACCCACCACTAGGTTTTTGACTCCAGCAAATCTGTCGAAGATTACAGCTCTGTGTCCTCCGTCAACTGAAATAAGATATTGGGTAGTGTGAGTTTACAATGAAGTTTCACAAATAGATATGTTtgcaactgtttttttttttacaattaatttataTGGTAGAATTCCTAAATATATACATGATGTTTATGGTATATTGTGTTATGTTGCCATATTGTGGTCGTaaggtatataatatacctTATAATATGTACCTTAGACGGCTTAGACAGACTCTTAAGTATAGGTCCAGACAGGGTTCAATCTGACTTTTTGCAGTTCACAGTTGTTTCAATAAGAAGTGGTCAACAAATTGTTTATCACTTTGGTATTGCTTCCATAAGTTCCATAATACTTTATTATATGCTTGAcaagtatataattataagtccaatgataacagtataatatacataCCATTGTAAAGTGCAGAGTTGACCACTCCACCAACGAGAGCCATGCCCAGGCCTACCTGGCCGATGCGGTTAAATAGTTGAGCAGCCATATCTGAAAAGATTAGATGCAGTCGTGAGATGCTGTTAAGTATAAGCAAattccattgacgtataatatctaaggacgggctaatggggcactaaacatcgtactagttcagcggtgctacccacgaattccagccaatcgtgcagtctaacgcgactagttgcgaccaatagcgcgcgtaatgcgaactcgtcaaccaatcgcgcgcgtgatgcgaactcatcaaccaatcgcgttgtagc contains:
- the LOC134648121 gene encoding prohibitin 1, with translation MAAQLFNRIGQVGLGMALVGGVVNSALYNVDGGHRAVIFDRFAGVKNLVVGEGTHFFIPWVQRPIIFDIRSRPRNVPTVTGSKDLQNVNITLRILFRPLPDQLPKIYTILGVDYDERVLPSITGEVLKAVVAQFDAGELITQREVVSQKVSESLTERAGQFGLILDDISITHLTFGKEFTQAVELKQVAQQDAEKARFLVEKAEQQKKAAVIAAEGDAQAAILLAKSFGTAGEGLVELRRIEAAEDIAYQLSKSRNVTYLPAGQNVLLNLPQ